TCAAGATTAATTCCTTGTTTAACCTTAATACCTTACATAGATATTCGTCTGACCACTTGCCTTCACTCAATGCCATCCCTTAGAGGCCGGACGATGAGTAGTATTTTTTTTGATCCCCTGGAATTACTAGGCAAAATAAGACCCGAATTATATGGTGATAATTATAATCTGCGGGCAAAAGCTTCTGAGGCATTTACATCTATGCGATCTACTGCTTTGAAAGATGATATAAAGATCTATTCAGTATCAAGTTACAGAAGTTTTGAGCATCAAAAGGGAATTTGGAACAGAAAATATCAAAAATATATTGGCCGAGGCATGTCTCCGGAAAAGGCCATCAATAAGATCATTGAGTACTCTACGATTCCCGGCACCTCCAGGCATCACTGGGGCACTGACCTGGATATTATTGACAAATCCAAGCCTGTGCCCTCTGATCCGCTGAGTGCCGAACATTTCAAACCGGGAGGCCTTTATGAGATGTTGGGTGAATGGCTTAAAAAAAATGCCGGTAAATATGGTTTTTACGAAGTTTACACAAATGATTCTACAAGAAAAGGCTTTAAATACGAACCGTGGCATTATAGCTTTAAGGAATTATCAAAGCCAATACTGGAAGCTTTTCTTGAAATTGATCTTAAAAAGTATTTGATTGATGAGAAGATCATGGGGAGTGAATATTTTACGGATGCGTTTTTGGGTAAATATAGTGATGAGAATATACTGGGGATAAATGAGGAGTTGAAAGGAAAATAAAAAAATATATATCCTCCCTCCTTCATTCAAACTTCGGAAATCACCTTTACGCATGGCCACCTGAGATTTCCGAAGGTATATACAATTCGATTGTCATACTAAATTACCATTGTATGATTTAATGAACCCATACAGTTAACCTCTCCCCACCGCATCAACTCCACAGTCGGCAGTCCACAGTCGGCAGTCGGCAGTCGGCAGTCGGCAGTCCACAGTCNNNNNNNNNNNNNNNNNNNNNNNNNNNNNNNNNNNNNNNNNNNNNNNNNNNNNNNNNNNNNNNNNNNNNNNNNNNNNNNNNNNNNNNNNNNNNNNNNNNNGGCAGTCCGCAGTCGGCAGTCCGCAGTCGGCAGTCCGCAGTCGGCAGTCCGCAGTCGGCAGTCCGCAGTCGGCAGTCCGCAGTCGGCAGTCGGCAGTCGGCAATTGTTTTTTTGCTTTTTTGCCGACTGCCGACTGCTGACTTTATCAATTTTGTGTACATTTACGTAGCTTAAGATACAGTTTAACACGCTATTCTAAAATATAGCCAAGACAATTTGTTTGCAGTTTCGCTGCGTTTGACTTTATACTGCGAACGGGATAAATTATCGCACTTTAGAGTTGGCAGCGGCAGTGAGCAGTCGTGTGCGGGAAACTGCCAACTGCTGCTGCCAACTGCCAACTTATGAATGCGACAATTTATCCCGTTTCAAGTAATTGAGTGTCGTAATAACTATTACTTTTGCAACTAAGTACTTCCATGCGCTAACAATTCATTAACCAATTCCGGCACTCCAACACTCCCTTTTTTCTCAATCAAATGCAGGTTTGGTCTTGGGATTACAGCAGGCATATTGGGATCAACAACGTATTTAGGAACTTCATTAGAAACATAGTCAATCAATCCGGCTGCAGGATATACGACAAGAGAAGTACCCACCACTATTAAAATATCAGCAGTGAGCGTTTCCTGCACAGCTTTTTCCATCATAGGAACCGCTTCTCCGAACCACACAATAAAGGGCCGGAGTTGTGAGCCTTTTTCGCATTTATCACCTGGTTTAATATCCTCTTTACATTCGTAGATGAGGGCAGGGTCTGCTGTGCTTTGTGATTTAAAGATCTCTCCATGAAGGTGGATCACGTTGGTTAATCCTGCCCGTTCGTGCAGGTTATCAATGTTTTGCGTTATGACAGTTACATCGTACTTTTTCTCTAATTTGGGCAAAGCGAGGTGGGCAGCGTTAGGCTTTGCTTCCAGTACGTTCTTCCTTCGCATATTATAAAATTCCAGCACCAGCTCACGATTTCGTGCCCAGCCTTCCGGGGATGCTACTTCTGTAACTTCATACCCTTCCCACAATCCACCTGAATCGCGGAATGTTTTTATGCCGCTTTCAGCACTTATTCCCGCACCGGTCAGGACTACTATTTTTGATTTTTTTGCCACTAAGACACTAAGAAAATTTTGACACTAATTTCGCTAATTACACAAAAAAATAATAACTAAATATAATTAGTGAAATTCGTGTAATTCGCGTCTAAATTTTTTTGGTTTGAAAATTTGGGAAACTCATAATATTATTTGCTAATATATTTTTTTTATATTTTCTAACTCAATCATTAAAAATTATCTAAGATCGTCCTTATTTTATCTCTTTCTGCTTCCAGATTATCAAGGTTGAAAAAATCATCATGTCCTTCATTTTCAGGAATAAAACCTTTTTTTATTTTTTCATCCATTTCAAACACATCTTTTACACCATATTTTTTGCAATTAAAAAAATATCTGCTCCAACTTTTGAAAATAAGTTAGATAAAAAGAGTTTCTCTGAAAATTTCTTATATTTGTAACGAAACCAAAAGATTTCAACTACCTTTAAATAATGAAAAAGGCAAAGAAAAATCCCGAAAGGCTTTTGGATTGGGACGAGGGCTCTAAATTACTTAAACCCTAGTGATGAAGGTACAAAGTAAAAGTTGATACGGATGCCCTATTGGACATACAGGAAGCTACTGACTGGTATAACGAACAAGTGCCTGGCTGTGGTTCTCGTTTTCAAAAACAAGTAAAGTTCCAAATCAATTCTTTAAAAATCAATCCGAATGGCTACGCCATACGTTATGCCGATGTGCATTGCATGCTCATTAAAAAATTTCCATTTTTGGTGCATTTCACTGTTGATGAATCAAAGTTTATCGTAAAAGTATTTGCCGTTGTGCACACCAGCCGAAATCCTAAAATTTGGGAAGAAAAAAGAAGAATGAAAAATTAACAGCAATAAACAATTATGGTGATAAATCCTGACAGGTCGCGCAACTCCTGTCAGGTTATCAGATAAAAATTATTATGTAAGTTTCCTCTATAACTCTTTCAGTCCAAAACCCGCAAGGTTTCAAAAACCTTGCGGGTTTGAGCGGGGTTTAGTAAGACAACATTTATGATGAAATTTTGTATAATTGTATAAAATATTAACAATCGGGCATCTCTAAAAACTACATATTTTTTAAAACACACCCCTTGCCCCTCTTGATAGAGGGGAATATATGGTGTAGTTTTTAGAGATGCCCAATCAAAACAAAAAAATATGGATGAGAAAATGACAACTACAAGAGAGGTCAGAAAACTTGAAAAAGTTGCCCTATATAAATATGAAGACCTGTTGGATACTATACTTGTTTTAGAGGCAATGAAAGCACAGACCGGGCCCGGTAAAAATTGGAAAGAATTGAAGAAGAAGTTAATGAAGAATGTTTAAACTAATTATTAATAGATTCGCTGAAGAAACGCTGAAAAAGTTTCACATTCTGAAAAGAATTTAGGCAACCTCGGTATGTGCTGTCAGGTGCCTGCCCCGAATTCCTCGGGGTTTCCACCTGACAAGGGGCAGAATTCTTATTCAAGTTCACCTGTTCTAATGGCAAAATAATATGATTGGAACAATAGCAATTATCATCGCATCTGTGGCTATTTTATTTATGCTGCTAAGCTATTTATTTTGGCTATTTAGAGATGATGATATGGAGGTAGCAAAAAAAGGCTTAATTGAATAATAATAATGACAAAAAAATACACTTTCTTAATCAGCATATTTTTGTTCATTAAAGCGCTGTCAGGTGTTTCCAACTGACAGAGTTTGCCGGGTGGAAACACCCGGCAGCACGTGGAATATAGGGCTTATATAAAATTAAAAATCTTTAATTAAAAAATTGTATTAAATAAAAATTTTATTTAACCTTGCGAAACTCTTTTCATAAATAAAACATTAACAAACCCTGACTTATTAAAGTTAGGTTCGGATATGAAGACAATTCTTAAAAATAGTATCAATATAACAATTTAACAACATTTCCACTAAAACACTTATCAATTATGAACAAATTTACTAAAACATCAAAAAAGGCAAAGAATGTAATAGTTGCAGCATCTCTTATTGCCTACTGCCTGCTGCCTACTGCCAACTGTATGGCACAAGCGGGGGTAAACTACCAAGCCATTGCCCGCGACAGTACAGGCGCTGTTTTGTCAAATACCGTTATCAGCATCAGGGCATCTATCCTCAGCGGTTCTACATCCGGCACTCTTGAATGGGAAGAAACCCATGCGGATACCACCAACCAGTTTGGCCTGTTTAACCTCGTGATCGGACAGGGTATCAAAACCGGGGGCGCGGCAACATCCATTGCAGCTATAGCATGGGGCGACACCACACATTATCTCAAAATCGAAATGGACCCTGCCGGAGGTACTGTTTACATCCTTATGGGCACCGAGCAGATATTGACAGTGCCTTATGCCTTTTTTGCAAATAATAGCGATACGGCTGCTTATGCAAACTCTTCCGCACCGGATGCTGATGCCGATTCTACCAATGAATTGCAAACCTTATCATTATCTAATGACACTTTAAATATCAGCAGTGGAAATTCGGTTATTCTTACCGATACCGACCTGACCAATGAATTGCAAACCTTATCATTATCTAATGACACTTTAAATATCAGTAGCGGAAACTCGGTTATTCTTACAGATTCCGACCCGACCAATGAATTACAAAATTTTTCAATATCAGGGGATACATTATTTATTAGTAATTCAAATTTTGTGATAATACCCGGACTTTTTGATGCAAATTTTGTTTGTGGAACAAATTCTGTCCAGGATGCAGATGGAAATTGGTACCAAACAGTTCAAATCGGCACCCAATGCTGGATGGCGGAAAACCTTAATGTAGGTACTTATGTTCCGGTAGTTTCAGGCGGACAAACCAATAATTTCGTTATTCAAAAATATTGTCAGGATCTTGCCGGGTTTAATGATACTACCTGCCCTTTTGGCGGATTATACGAATGGGGAGAGGCGGTTCAATACTTAGATGGAGCAAGCAATTCTACCTCGCCAACTACGCCCTTTTCCGGTAATGTGCAAGGCGTTTGCCCCACCGGCTGGCACCTGCCCACCCATGATGAATGGACAACACTTGAAAGGGCAGTTTGCACAAGCGGAAGCTGCGCTACTGATTTTCCTTTTGATGTAACTACCACAGCCTGGCGTGGAACCGATGAAGGCGGCAAGATGAAAGTAACGCCAATTTGTGGCACACTTCCCTGTTGGAACACTCCCAACACAGGCGCCACCAACACCAGCAATTTCAACGCCCTTCCGGGTGGCAACTCCTTGGCTGGCGCGTTCAACTTTGTCGGTACCACCGGTTTCTGGTGGACTGCTGCCGAGAGTAGCGCTATTAGTGCCTGGTTCCGCTCCCTGTCCAAGGATACCGATCAGGTGCTCCGCCTTAACAATCCTAAGATGTACGGGTATAGCGTTAGGTGCGTAAAGGACTGATTATTTGACAATTTGTCAATTTGACAATTTAATATACCCGCTTCGCCCCGCACATAATCAATGCTGTACCTACGCTGTTTATGTGCGGGGTAGCGGGTCGAAATTTTTTTAATGAGCATTAAGGATAAATTACGTATATTTAACAAAAAGTTTATCTTATAAGTTTGCAAAAGCATAGAAATTCAAATGAACAGGGAAAGGAGAAAAGTAATCGGAATCATTTTCGCTGATGCAGCAAAATATACACTTACAGCAGGAGTGCTGGGGTCTTTACTGGCAGAAAAGTTTTCAGCTCTTGTTTATATAATCACCGGTTTTGCATTTATTTTGTTAATGTGTCTGGCTTATTTCATAACACCTAAAGATAAACCCAATGGTTGAAGGATTAATCATTTTATTTAGTATCGCTATACTGGGTGGTATTGTGTTCCTGATTTTCTTTAATATTCAGGAAAAGGGAAAACGCACGGCCCGGGACAAATCAGTAGACAGTCGGCAGTCGGCAGTTGGCAGTAGGTAGTAGGCAGTCGGCAGTTGGCAGTAGGCAGTTGGCAGTTGGCAGTAGACAGTCAGCAGTTGGCAGTCGGCAGTCGGTAGCAGGCATTAGGTAGTCGGTAGCAGGCAGTTCATGATAAATGAGTAAATAACTTTGCCGGTTCATGAGAAAAAAATATTAACAATGGAAATAGCTTTTGGTTTACCTGGAATTGGTTTAGCTGTTTTAGGTAAAATGTTGGAGAACCAGACAAAAATTCTGGAAAGGATAGAGGGAAAATTACCCCGCACATATGCGGGGCAAGATTAACACATTAAAATGATTAAAAAAATGCTACTAAAAAACACTAAATCCCAAAGAAGCAGGCAGTTGACAATTCACAGTCGACAATATTGCCTGCTGTCAACTGCCTGCTGCTTACTGCTTTTGTGCAGCATCAGCGGCTACAGCCAATCAAATGCTCCAAAAACGCTCTCTTCAGGCGGCACGTATCAAAGTGCAGGCGGGTACTCATTGTCTTATACATTCGGGCAGCCGCCCAATGTGACTACCTTTTTTGCCGGCTCCAACTACCTGACACAAGGTTTTCAGCAGCCCTGGACAACCGTTTCTCTCATTCCATCCATTCCCATCTGTCTTGTTACTATTGATAGCGCTACCGGTAAAAACATGGTTGTATGGGATAAACCTGTACCGGCTGCAGGTGTTGCTTCTTTTAATATTTACAGAGAATCACCAATAGCAGGTGTTTATGACTCTATTGGCAATGTACTTTATAATAACTTTAGTGTCTTTGTTGATCCTGGTTCAACCCCGCAGGTTAAATCTGAGAGGTATAAGATCTCGGTAGTCGATTCATCAGGCATCGAATCAACCCTGAGCGCTGCACAAAAGACTATACACTTAGCTGTTGTGCCGGGAATTCCACCAACGATAAATTTGGTTTGGGAAAATTATGAGGGTTTTGCTTTTAGTACTTATTATGTTTACAGATATTCAACATCAACAGGATGGGTAAAGTTAGATTCATTAGCAAGTGGTAATACCTCCTATACAGACCCTTCCCCTCCATGTGGCGATCTGTATTATATGATAGAAGTACCTCATTCTACAGGGTGTACTGCTTCATTTAAGGTACTCGTATATAACGCTTCCACGTCTAATATAGCTTCTATTTCATCCCCATCTGGTTTAACACTTTTTACGTCTGATTTAGATGCTTCATGTATTGCAGTATGTGATGGGATAGCCTCTGTATTTGCATCGGGAGGCACCCAACCTTACAGCCACCTTTGGGATGATCCGGCAGCGCAGACAAATTCCACGGCAAATAATTTATGTGTGGGAACCTATAACGTAATAGTAACTGACTCAGCCGGCTGCACAGATACAGCAAGTGTAACAATTAATTCACCGCCTGAAATGATACTCACCATCACTCCAACAAATTCGACTTGTGGCAACGCAGACGGCAGCGCATCTGTGAGTGTCAGTAATGGCATACCACCTTACATGTATGCCTGGTCAAGTGGCGATACGCTTGATATTGCTGTTAGTTTGTCTTCCGGTATTTATGTAGTAACAGTAACCGATGTTAATGGTTGTTCTAATTTTGCCCTTGCCGCGATCAGCGATGCAGACGGTCCGGTGATCGATAATGTTCTTTCAACAGATATTACCTGTAGTGGTGGTTCAGATGGAGTTATAACTATTTCAGTAATCGGTGGCACGCAACCTTACGCTTACCTGTGGTCAAATGGAAGTATAAACCCTTTCATTTCTAATTTAGTGGCAGGGCCTTATGAAGTGACCGTTACAGATTCAAACGGATGTATTACCAATCAAAGCGTTACGCTTACCCAGCCCAATGCATTTAGCTTTATGATCACTACAACCGATGCCAATTGCGGCAACAACGACGGCAGCGCATCTGTGAGTGTAAGTGGTGGAACAGGCGCCTATACTTATGCATGGTCTAATGGTGGAACTGACTCCACTGAAACCGGCCTGGCAGCAGGAGTTTATACTTTAACCGTTACAGATGTTAGCGGCTGTACTGACTCAGTCAACGTTGCCGTAAGTAACGTAGGTGGAGCGACAATAACCATAGATTCAATCATAGATGGAGGATGTGGCGCTTCTTTAGGCTCTATTTATATCAGCGTAACAGGCGGGTCAGGGATATTTACCTACTTATGGTCAGATGGTTCTACCAATGAAGACCTGGTAAATGTATCTTCAGGAACGTATAATGTAGCTGTAACCGATACAAACAACTGTATATCAACAGAAAGCGCTCACATATCAGGAATACCTTCAGTAGCAGCTTCAATTTGTCTTGTCACAGTTGACAGCGCTTCGGGCAAGAACCAGATCGTATGGGAGAAAACACAAACAGAGGGAGTTCTATCATACAACATATATAAAGAGAGTTCTCAGATTAATGTTTATTATTTGATAGGAAACGTGCCTGTAAACACCACAAGCGTGTTCGTAGATAGCTTATCGGATCCAACGGTCAGATCGTGGAGATATAAGATGCAGGTGGTAGATTCATGCCTTAATGAATCGGAATTAAGTACAGATCATAAGACCATGCATTTGACTATAGGTTTAGGATTACCCCCTAAAATAAACCTGAACTGGGATCACTATGAAGGAGATTTTCTATTTTCCACATATTATGTTCTCAGATATACCGTATCAACCGGCTGGGTAACTCTGGATTCGCTGGCAAGCAATCTTACTTCCTTTACTGATCCTTTACCGCCTCCTAATGAAGACCTCTATTACGTTGTTGAAGTAAAGCACCCTACGGGCTGTGATCCAAATCTGAGTAAGGTGTTAGTTTACAATTCAGCCAGGTCAAATGTATCCAACAGGCTATTGCCTACGGGGATCACTGAGGGGGGTACCTCGCTTCGCCCGGTACAGGTTTTTCCCAATCCATATTCGGGTGTGACTCAGATAAGCTATACTTTACCTGAAAAAGCAGATGTGCTCTTAGAAGTATTTAATGTTTTGGGCAAAAAGATACAGGTATTGGTTAACGGGGAACAAAACAGCGGGAATTACCGGTATAGTTTTAGTGCAAAGGAGCTGGGTTATTCTTCCGGGGTTTATATTCTGAAGCTTATAGCAGGAGAAGATGTTTACACTAAACAGTTGGTGGAATATTGAAAAAGTAGGCAGTAGGCAGTTGACAGTTGGCAATATTGTCAATTGTCAACTGTCAACTTCTTTTACTTCTCCCTCCACTTCCTTCCTCCTTTCTTCACGGGTGCATTGGCTGCCAGTTCAAGACATTCCTGCAGCGTGAGCGATTCCGGGTCTTTATCTTTTGGGATTTTTACATTTTTCTTCCCGGCAGAGATGTAGGGGCCCCATCTGCCATTTAAAACTTTTACTTCCGGATCTTCATCGAATATTTTGATCGTTCTTTCTGCATCAGCCTTTCTTTTTGCTGCTATCAACTCTATAGCTTTTTCTGCGGTGATCGTCAATGGATCATCTTCTTTGCCTATGGAATAGAATTTGTTATCGTGTTTTATATACGGTCCATACCTACCAATAGCTGCGATCATAGGTTTGTTTTCATAAATGCCCGCCTCTCTCGGCAGCTTGAATAACTCCAGGGCTTCTTCAAGGGTGATAGTCTCTAACCGTTGTTCTTTTAATAAACTGGCGAATCTTGGCTTTTCGCTATCTGTACTTTCACCCATCTGAACCATAGGCCCAAACTTACCTATCCTGGCAATTACTTTTTTCCCGGATTCGGGTTCATTGCCTAACTCACTGATAGTTCCTAAAGTAGATCTGTCAATATTTTCAGTATTTTCTACCCTTTTATGAAAACCGTCATAAAAGTTTGCAATCATCTTTTGCCACTCTTTCATTCCGGAAGCGATCTCGTCTAATTCTTCCTCAATTTTTGCTGTGAAAGAATAATCGGTAACTATGGGGAAATGTTCGATCAGGAAGTCGTTAACGATCCTTGCAATATCTGTTGGGAATAATTTTGCTTTTTCCGTTCCTGTAATTTCAGAGTTAGTCAGAACTTTAATTTGATCATCTTTTAGTATAAGCTCTTTATAATTTCTATTTTTCCCTTCCCTGCTTTCTTTAACAATGTACCCTCTTTTCTGAATGGTAGAGACAGTAGGGGCATAAGTTGAGGGCCGTCCGATACCCAATTCTTCAAGTTTTTTTACCAGGCTGGCCTCAGTAAATCGTGCAGGAGGTCTGGAGAATTTTTGCGTGGCTTTCATCCTGTCAAGGTCCAGAACCTGGTTTATCTTAAGTGGTGGGAGCATCTTATTGTTTGATTCATCCGGGTTTTCTTCGTCAGCAGATTCGGTATAAACCTTTAGAAATCCATCAAACTTTACGACTTCACCGGTTGCTGTTAAGGTTTGAGGGACAGTAGAAATTGTAATGGTGGCAATGGTTTTTTCTATCTGTGCATCAGCCATCTGTGAGGCAATGGCTCTCTTCAGGATCAGTTCATATAATCTTTGTTGATTTCTGTCCGTTGACGCATTATTTACGGTAAAATCAGTGGGCCTTATAGCCTCGTGCGCTTCCTGGGCAGTCTGAGATTTTGTTTTATATCTCCTTGTATTGGAATAAGGTTCACCATAAGTATTAATTATCTCATTTTTTGCGATTTGTAATGCGTGCTCTGAGAGATTTACCGAATCTGTCCTCATATAAGATATTTTCCCATCCTCATAAAGACGCTGGGCAAGGGTCATGGTTTGTGACACAGAAAACCCCAATTTTATACTGGCTTCCTGTTGCAAGGAAGAGGTAGTAAATGGTGGGGCAGGGGATTTTTTCCCGGGTTTTTTTTCTAAATTTTTAATGCTATAAGCAGCTCCCAGGCATGCTTGTAAAAACACTTCTGCTTCTTCTTCTGTTGCAAATTTTTCAGATAGCTCTGCTTCCAGCAATTTACCGTCACCCAGATCAAAAAATGCAGTTATTTTAAAAGTTGAGGAAGACTTAAAACCGTCTATTTCCCTTTCTCTTTCAACAATAAGCCGTACAGCCACCGATTGGACTCTGCCGGCAGACAAACCCCGCTTAATTTTTTTCCATAAAACAGGAGAAAGTTCATAGCCAACTAACCGGTCTAAAATCCTTCTTGCCTGTTGGGAATTGACAAGGTTAATGTCAATATCTCTTGGGTTCCGGATAGAGTTTAAAATAGCCTGTTTTGTTATTTCCCTGAATACGATCCTGCGTAATTTTGCATCATCAAGGTCAAGGGCTTTGGTAAGATGCCAGGAAATGGCTTCACCTTCACGGTCATCGTCTGTGGCTAACCACACTGTTTCTGCTTCTTTGGTAAGTTTTTTTAATTGCGATACTATTTCCTTTTTATCTTTTGAAATTATATAGGTAGGTTTA
The Cytophagales bacterium DNA segment above includes these coding regions:
- a CDS encoding T9SS type A sorting domain-containing protein, which gives rise to MIKKMLLKNTKSQRSRQLTIHSRQYCLLSTACCLLLLCSISGYSQSNAPKTLSSGGTYQSAGGYSLSYTFGQPPNVTTFFAGSNYLTQGFQQPWTTVSLIPSIPICLVTIDSATGKNMVVWDKPVPAAGVASFNIYRESPIAGVYDSIGNVLYNNFSVFVDPGSTPQVKSERYKISVVDSSGIESTLSAAQKTIHLAVVPGIPPTINLVWENYEGFAFSTYYVYRYSTSTGWVKLDSLASGNTSYTDPSPPCGDLYYMIEVPHSTGCTASFKVLVYNASTSNIASISSPSGLTLFTSDLDASCIAVCDGIASVFASGGTQPYSHLWDDPAAQTNSTANNLCVGTYNVIVTDSAGCTDTASVTINSPPEMILTITPTNSTCGNADGSASVSVSNGIPPYMYAWSSGDTLDIAVSLSSGIYVVTVTDVNGCSNFALAAISDADGPVIDNVLSTDITCSGGSDGVITISVIGGTQPYAYLWSNGSINPFISNLVAGPYEVTVTDSNGCITNQSVTLTQPNAFSFMITTTDANCGNNDGSASVSVSGGTGAYTYAWSNGGTDSTETGLAAGVYTLTVTDVSGCTDSVNVAVSNVGGATITIDSIIDGGCGASLGSIYISVTGGSGIFTYLWSDGSTNEDLVNVSSGTYNVAVTDTNNCISTESAHISGIPSVAASICLVTVDSASGKNQIVWEKTQTEGVLSYNIYKESSQINVYYLIGNVPVNTTSVFVDSLSDPTVRSWRYKMQVVDSCLNESELSTDHKTMHLTIGLGLPPKINLNWDHYEGDFLFSTYYVLRYTVSTGWVTLDSLASNLTSFTDPLPPPNEDLYYVVEVKHPTGCDPNLSKVLVYNSARSNVSNRLLPTGITEGGTSLRPVQVFPNPYSGVTQISYTLPEKADVLLEVFNVLGKKIQVLVNGEQNSGNYRYSFSAKELGYSSGVYILKLIAGEDVYTKQLVEY
- a CDS encoding type II toxin-antitoxin system RelE/ParE family toxin: MDIQEATDWYNEQVPGCGSRFQKQVKFQINSLKINPNGYAIRYADVHCMLIKKFPFLVHFTVDESKFIVKVFAVVHTSRNPKIWEEKRRMKN
- the topA gene encoding type I DNA topoisomerase, with product MSKNIVIVESPAKAKTIEGYLGKDFLVKSSMGHVRDLPKDDFGIEINNGFKPTYIISKDKKEIVSQLKKLTKEAETVWLATDDDREGEAISWHLTKALDLDDAKLRRIVFREITKQAILNSIRNPRDIDINLVNSQQARRILDRLVGYELSPVLWKKIKRGLSAGRVQSVAVRLIVEREREIDGFKSSSTFKITAFFDLGDGKLLEAELSEKFATEEEAEVFLQACLGAAYSIKNLEKKPGKKSPAPPFTTSSLQQEASIKLGFSVSQTMTLAQRLYEDGKISYMRTDSVNLSEHALQIAKNEIINTYGEPYSNTRRYKTKSQTAQEAHEAIRPTDFTVNNASTDRNQQRLYELILKRAIASQMADAQIEKTIATITISTVPQTLTATGEVVKFDGFLKVYTESADEENPDESNNKMLPPLKINQVLDLDRMKATQKFSRPPARFTEASLVKKLEELGIGRPSTYAPTVSTIQKRGYIVKESREGKNRNYKELILKDDQIKVLTNSEITGTEKAKLFPTDIARIVNDFLIEHFPIVTDYSFTAKIEEELDEIASGMKEWQKMIANFYDGFHKRVENTENIDRSTLGTISELGNEPESGKKVIARIGKFGPMVQMGESTDSEKPRFASLLKEQRLETITLEEALELFKLPREAGIYENKPMIAAIGRYGPYIKHDNKFYSIGKEDDPLTITAEKAIELIAAKRKADAERTIKIFDEDPEVKVLNGRWGPYISAGKKNVKIPKDKDPESLTLQECLELAANAPVKKGGRKWREK
- a CDS encoding NAD-dependent deacylase, yielding MAKKSKIVVLTGAGISAESGIKTFRDSGGLWEGYEVTEVASPEGWARNRELVLEFYNMRRKNVLEAKPNAAHLALPKLEKKYDVTVITQNIDNLHERAGLTNVIHLHGEIFKSQSTADPALIYECKEDIKPGDKCEKGSQLRPFIVWFGEAVPMMEKAVQETLTADILIVVGTSLVVYPAAGLIDYVSNEVPKYVVDPNMPAVIPRPNLHLIEKKGSVGVPELVNELLAHGST
- a CDS encoding M15 family metallopeptidase, whose amino-acid sequence is MQRRKFINTISRLIPCLTLIPYIDIRLTTCLHSMPSLRGRTMSSIFFDPLELLGKIRPELYGDNYNLRAKASEAFTSMRSTALKDDIKIYSVSSYRSFEHQKGIWNRKYQKYIGRGMSPEKAINKIIEYSTIPGTSRHHWGTDLDIIDKSKPVPSDPLSAEHFKPGGLYEMLGEWLKKNAGKYGFYEVYTNDSTRKGFKYEPWHYSFKELSKPILEAFLEIDLKKYLIDEKIMGSEYFTDAFLGKYSDENILGINEELKGK